Proteins co-encoded in one Papaver somniferum cultivar HN1 chromosome 5, ASM357369v1, whole genome shotgun sequence genomic window:
- the LOC113283086 gene encoding uncharacterized protein LOC113283086 isoform X1 yields the protein MMMMLQTARRRTYKIWNSRYLSSRIQYLHLPQDEGDWSYSSEWWGTDSSSPDGGHTVLRSNSDKGNGVVSVVAYPSSRPDAVEWTGVEKWLQQRFQEIQPQDEDDADFKVLGYQWRVLRFNDITRQSAVKIMAACKKSDPGSVFFMQQPHILAVPYMKSMATVGLTTVASCNFDLMGAVSGRKPMHVLCIGHGGGTLPLFLASKIPGAIVHSVEIDPLVVSASIQAMGFPAFSMMRPSGERVLPRPEVIDEVLWKGTHERLSLYECDAENFIQNSTTLYDLVFIDAYDGDDIFPRKFWDPNGPFLEALKNRLHPQHGTVVVNLHSDADFFDQERNGSPSSGVGKYVSKVCRAYKDVLGWNGSSFHVNDSGLGFIVSVPWLCNTSLVVCRGRGLGLDNDVKRSRDSVLERLLSKSCEVESILSLPYCCLEYIKRGFILVY from the exons atgatgatgatgttgcagACAGCCAGAAGGAGGACCTATAAGATATGGAATTCTCGTTATTTGTCTTCTAGAatacaatatcttcatcttccacaAGACGAAGGAGATTGGTCTTATTCTTCTGAATGGTGGGGaactgattcttcttctcctGATGGTGGTCATACTGTTCTTCGTTCTAATTCAGACAAAGGAAATGGTGTTGTCTCCGTCGTTGCATATCCTTCTTCCAGACCG GATGCAGTTGAATGGACCGGAGTGGAGAAATGGCTCCAGCAAAGATTTCAAGAGATACAACCACAAGATGAAGACGATGCAGACTTTAAGGTACTTGGTTACCAGTGGCGCGTCCTTCGCTTTAACGACATCACTCGCCAAAGTGCCGTTAAGATAATGGCTGCATGCAAGAAGTCGGATCCTGGATCAGTGTTTTTTATGCAGCAACCGCATATCTTGGCTGTTCCAT ATATGAAGAGCATGGCCACTGTTGGTTTGACCACCGTTGCTTCATGTAATTTTGATCTCATGGGAGCGGTTTCTGGACGAAAACCTATGCATGTTTTATGTATTGGTCATGGTGGTGGAACCTTACCTTTATTTTTAGCAAGTAAAATTCCAG GTGCAATTGTACACAGTGTCGAGATAGATCCCCTGGTTGTTTCGGCTTCCATTCAGGCAATGGGTTTCCCTGCTTTTTCAATGATGAGACCATCAGGTGAGCGTGTACTCCCCCGTCCCGAAGTAATTGACGAAGTCCTATGGAAAGGAACCCATGAAAGGCTCTCTCTGTACGAATGTGATGCAGAGAATTTCATCCAAAACAGCACCACTCTCTACGATCTTGTGTTCATTGATGCTTACGATGGCGATGACATATTTCCTCGTAAATTTTGGGATCCCAATGGTCCATTTTTAGAAGCTCTTAAAAATCGCCTTCATCCTCAGCATGGTACTGTTGTGGTGAACCTTCACTCTGATGCTGATTTCTTTGACCAGGAAAGGAATGGCAGTCCGTCTTCTGGTGTTGGCAAATACGTTTCAAAAGTCTGCCGAGCGTACAAGGATGTTTTGGGTTGGAATGGAAGTAGTTTTCATGTAAACGATTCAGGTTTGGGTTTTATTGTCTCCGTTCCTTGGCTTTGCAATACTTCTCTCGTGGTATGCAGAGGAAGAGGTCTTGGGTTGGATAATGATGTGAAACGAAGCAGGGATTCAGTTTTAGAAAGACTTCTATCCAAATCCTGTGAAGTCGAAAGCATTCTTAGCTTGCCATATTGTTGCTTGGAATACATTAAAAGAGGATTCATCTTAGTCTATTAG
- the LOC113283086 gene encoding uncharacterized protein LOC113283086 isoform X2, with amino-acid sequence MAACKKSDPGSVFFMQQPHILAVPYMKSMATVGLTTVASCNFDLMGAVSGRKPMHVLCIGHGGGTLPLFLASKIPGAIVHSVEIDPLVVSASIQAMGFPAFSMMRPSGERVLPRPEVIDEVLWKGTHERLSLYECDAENFIQNSTTLYDLVFIDAYDGDDIFPRKFWDPNGPFLEALKNRLHPQHGTVVVNLHSDADFFDQERNGSPSSGVGKYVSKVCRAYKDVLGWNGSSFHVNDSGLGFIVSVPWLCNTSLVVCRGRGLGLDNDVKRSRDSVLERLLSKSCEVESILSLPYCCLEYIKRGFILVY; translated from the exons ATGGCTGCATGCAAGAAGTCGGATCCTGGATCAGTGTTTTTTATGCAGCAACCGCATATCTTGGCTGTTCCAT ATATGAAGAGCATGGCCACTGTTGGTTTGACCACCGTTGCTTCATGTAATTTTGATCTCATGGGAGCGGTTTCTGGACGAAAACCTATGCATGTTTTATGTATTGGTCATGGTGGTGGAACCTTACCTTTATTTTTAGCAAGTAAAATTCCAG GTGCAATTGTACACAGTGTCGAGATAGATCCCCTGGTTGTTTCGGCTTCCATTCAGGCAATGGGTTTCCCTGCTTTTTCAATGATGAGACCATCAGGTGAGCGTGTACTCCCCCGTCCCGAAGTAATTGACGAAGTCCTATGGAAAGGAACCCATGAAAGGCTCTCTCTGTACGAATGTGATGCAGAGAATTTCATCCAAAACAGCACCACTCTCTACGATCTTGTGTTCATTGATGCTTACGATGGCGATGACATATTTCCTCGTAAATTTTGGGATCCCAATGGTCCATTTTTAGAAGCTCTTAAAAATCGCCTTCATCCTCAGCATGGTACTGTTGTGGTGAACCTTCACTCTGATGCTGATTTCTTTGACCAGGAAAGGAATGGCAGTCCGTCTTCTGGTGTTGGCAAATACGTTTCAAAAGTCTGCCGAGCGTACAAGGATGTTTTGGGTTGGAATGGAAGTAGTTTTCATGTAAACGATTCAGGTTTGGGTTTTATTGTCTCCGTTCCTTGGCTTTGCAATACTTCTCTCGTGGTATGCAGAGGAAGAGGTCTTGGGTTGGATAATGATGTGAAACGAAGCAGGGATTCAGTTTTAGAAAGACTTCTATCCAAATCCTGTGAAGTCGAAAGCATTCTTAGCTTGCCATATTGTTGCTTGGAATACATTAAAAGAGGATTCATCTTAGTCTATTAG
- the LOC113277935 gene encoding cysteine-rich repeat secretory protein 11-like: MGSVSLISLTLFFFFFSSALSQDITNLVYKGCANQTSNDPSFKQTITYVFNTLSSQSSKTKFSKTSSGSGSGTASISGLFQCRGDLNGNDCNKCVNKIPDMLNRLCGNTVAGRIQLNGCYGLYEAAGFPQVSGVKLLFKTCGSVQVAGSGFDDRRNTAFGQVQNGIVNGNGFYATSFESMYVMGQCEGSLSSGDCVTCIKSAVQNAQIQCGGAISGQIYLHKCYISYSYYPNGVPTKSSHSSGPQNSSNLGKTIAIVVGGTAAGGFLFVFLLFLKSLCKKKKDDY, encoded by the exons ATGGGCTCTGTTTCTCTCATCTCCCTAactctgtttttcttcttcttctcatcagCTCTTTCTCAAGATATAACAAATTTAGTCTACAAAGGGTGTGCAAATCAAACCTCTAATGACCCATCTTTCAAACAAACCATCACCTACGTTTTCAACACTTTATCTTCACAATCATCCAAAACCAAATTCTCAAAAACATCTTCAGGGTCAGGTTCAGGTACAGCTTCCATTTCTGGGCTGTTTCAATGTAGAGGAGATCTAAACGGCAATGATTGTAACAAATGTGTGAATAAAATCCCAGATATGTTGAATAGATTATGTGGTAATACAGTAGCAGGAAGGATACAACTAAATGGTTGTTATGGTTTATATGAAGCTGCTGGTTTTCCTCAAGTTTCAGGTGTGAAATTGCTTTTTAAAACTTGTGGTAGTGTACAAGTAGCTGGGAGTGGATTTGATGATCGGAGAAACACAGCTTTTGGGCAAGTTCAGAATGGGATTGTGAATGGAAATGGGTTTTATGCAACTAGTTTTGAATCTATGTATGTGATGGGTCAGTGTGAAGGTAGTTTGAGCTCAGGGGATTGTGTTACTTGTATAAAATCAGCTGTTCAGAATGCTCAAATCCAATGTGGGGGTGCAATTTCTGGTCAGATTTATCTTCATAAGTGTTATATTAGCTATAGTTATTACCCAAATGGTGTTCCTACTaaatcttctcattcttcag GACCACAAAACAGCAGCAACCTAGGGAAAACAATAGCTATTGTGGTTGGAGGAACCGCAGCTGGAGGATTCTTGTTTGTTTTTCTCTTGTTTCTAAAATCTCTGTGTAAGAAGAAAAAAGATG ATTACtga
- the LOC113283085 gene encoding putative G3BP-like protein — protein sequence MASAYPGTVTASQVGSYFVGQYYQVLQKQRDLVHQFYTDISTMLRVDGTNSETAVGMLQIHTVIMALNFTEIEIKTAHSLDSWNGGVLTMVSGSVQTKDYVGRRNFAQSFFLAPQEKGYFVLSDIFHFLAEEQIHPHPSDMATHSQFDSTLDTSTSYQEPVSDYLQGGETQARDFEDSANAEENDSADQYIHSEQQEQHYPEIDEVEPPTHALEEFHLEEAAPAYLSEMSSTMQEYAPIPVEEPVGEPPKKTYASILARGQSAAAPQQSVSKGVPPTSEWNHAQQPSQQAYGSERSNAEPVEEASFEEGEGVSVYVRNLSSTVTASEIEQELKQFGRIKPDGVAIRVRQDIGVCYAFVEFEDATGAQIAIQSSPVQLNGRAVHIEERRPNPSGVRGRGRGARGRGGYQTDASRGGRFAGGRSFGRGNGQDGEYYNRSSRGNGLHHRGSRQDGRGVLSSRNGQD from the exons ATGGCGTCTGCGTATCCTGGTACCGTTACTGCTTCTCAG GTGGGTTCGTACTTTGTTGGGCAATACTACCAGGTTCTTCAAAAACAACGTGATTTAGTTCATCAGTTTTATACTGATATAAGCACCATGCTCCGTGTCGATGGAACTAATAGTGAAACGGCTGTCGGTATGCTG CAAATTCATACAGTTATAATGGCGCTCAATTTCACTGAAATTGAGATCAAGACAGCACATTCTTTGGATTCATGGAATGGAGGTGTTCTTACCATGGTTTCTGGTTCTGTGCAAACAAAGGACTACGTAGGCAGAAGAAATTTTGCACAGTCCTTCTTTCTTGCTCCTCAGGAGAAAGGCTACTTTGTTCTCAGTGACATCTTTCACTTCCTTGCGGAGGAGCAAATTCATCCTCATCCATCTGACATGGCTACGCATAGTCAATTTGATTCCACACTTGATACTTCTACCTCTTATCAGGAGCCAG TTTCTGATTACTTGCAAGGTGGAGAAACACAGGCTAGGGATTTTGAGGACTCGGCCAATGCTGAAGAAAATGACTCAGCCGATCAGTACATACACTCGGAGCAACAGGAACAGCATTATCCTGAAATTGACGAAGTGGAACCACCAACACACGCTCTCGAAGAATTTCACCTGGAAGAGGCTGCACCTGCGTATTTGAGTGAAATGAGCAGTACCATGCAAGAGTATGCTCCTATCCCTGTTGAGGAACCTGTTGGAGAACCTCCAAAAAAAACATACGCTTCTATT TTGGCTAGGGGGCAATCTGCAGCGGCTCCTCAACAATCTGTGAGCAAGGGTGTCCCACCCACTTCAGAATGGAATCATGCACAACAGCCTTCCCAGCAGGCATATGGTTCGGAAAGGTCTAACGCTGAACCAGTTGAGGAGGCATCATTTGAAGAAG GTGAAGGAGTATCTGTTTATGTGAGGAATTTGTCCTCTACAGTTACCGCTTCTGAAATTGAGCAAGAGCTTAAACAGTTTGGTAGAATCAAGCCTGATGGAGTCGCCATTAGGGTTCGCCAG GATATTGGTGTTTGCTATGCATTTGTTGAATTTGAAGATGCTACCGGTGCTCAAATTGCTATTCAG TCATCTCCAGTACAGCTTAATGGACGTGCTGTACACATCGAGGAGCGGAGGCCAAACCCCAGTGGCGTACGTGGAA GAGGAAGAGGTGCTAGAGGAAGGGGAGGCTATCAGACAGATGCTTCTAGAGGTGGTCGCTTTGCCGGTGGACGGAGTTTTGGGAGAGGCAATGGACAAGATGGAGAGTACTACAATAGATCATCAAGAGGAAATGGTCTCCATCACCGTGGGTCCCGACAAGATGGTAGAGGGGTATTATCATCAAGAAATGGACAAGATTAG